A window of the Butyricimonas faecalis genome harbors these coding sequences:
- a CDS encoding putative transporter, giving the protein MEWLTSLLTEHSVIQAVIVISLISAVGLVLGKISIWGVSLGVTFVFFVGIMAGHFGLSIDPQMLNYAESFGLIIFVYALGVQVGPGFFSSLGKGGLKLNMLAMLVVLLGIVMTLGFHWTTGVSLPDMVGILNGAVTNTPALGAAQQTLKQLNDPASDLALGCAVTYPLGVVGVIFAIIFVRKLLASSIFFKKGDENSHKKTVVMGFLASNPGVFGKTIKEIAQQSSKRFVVSRLWRDEKVIIPASDTIVKEGDCLLMITTKGDVEALTMLIGKRDSRDWNKEDIDWDAIDSQLVSHRIVITRPEINGKRLGSLRLRNQYGINITRIYRAGIVLLPTPDLILQLGDRLTVVGEESAIAKVENVVGNTVKDLDEPNLVAVFIGMVMGLLLGSIPLTIPGISFPVKLGLAGGPIVMGILVGAFGPRIHMVTYTTISANLMLRALGLSMYLACLGLDAGTHFFETVFRPEGALWVGLGFAITVVPVILVAIVSIKWMKIDFGSVAGMLCGSMSNPMALNYVNSTVDSDAPSVAYATVYPLTMFVRVIMAQVILMLFL; this is encoded by the coding sequence ATGGAATGGTTGACTAGTTTATTAACAGAACATTCAGTGATTCAGGCCGTAATAGTGATTTCACTGATCTCTGCAGTGGGGCTGGTTTTAGGGAAAATCAGTATATGGGGCGTGTCGTTGGGAGTAACTTTCGTGTTTTTCGTGGGTATCATGGCAGGGCATTTCGGTTTGTCGATCGATCCGCAGATGTTGAATTACGCGGAGAGCTTCGGGCTGATTATTTTCGTGTATGCCTTGGGTGTGCAGGTGGGACCCGGTTTTTTCTCTTCTTTGGGAAAAGGGGGATTGAAACTGAATATGTTGGCCATGCTGGTGGTTTTATTGGGAATCGTGATGACCTTGGGATTTCATTGGACCACGGGAGTATCCTTGCCCGATATGGTAGGAATCCTAAATGGTGCGGTGACGAATACGCCCGCTTTGGGTGCGGCACAGCAAACGTTGAAACAGTTGAATGATCCCGCGTCGGATTTGGCATTGGGGTGTGCCGTGACTTACCCGTTGGGGGTGGTAGGCGTGATTTTTGCCATTATTTTTGTGCGTAAACTTTTAGCTTCCAGTATATTTTTCAAAAAAGGTGATGAAAATAGCCACAAGAAAACAGTGGTCATGGGATTTCTCGCGAGCAATCCCGGGGTGTTCGGTAAGACAATCAAGGAGATTGCTCAGCAATCGTCAAAAAGGTTCGTGGTCTCCCGCTTGTGGAGGGATGAGAAGGTGATTATTCCGGCCTCCGACACGATCGTAAAAGAAGGAGACTGTTTGCTGATGATCACGACTAAAGGAGATGTCGAGGCATTGACCATGTTGATTGGGAAGCGGGATTCGAGAGATTGGAATAAGGAAGATATCGACTGGGATGCTATTGATAGCCAGTTGGTGTCCCACCGGATCGTGATTACCCGCCCGGAGATTAACGGGAAACGATTGGGGTCCTTGCGGTTGAGAAATCAATATGGGATAAATATAACCCGCATTTACCGGGCAGGTATCGTGTTGCTACCCACGCCGGACCTGATCTTGCAATTGGGTGATCGATTGACGGTGGTCGGGGAGGAATCGGCCATCGCGAAGGTGGAGAACGTGGTGGGGAATACCGTGAAAGATTTGGACGAGCCTAACTTGGTGGCCGTTTTTATCGGGATGGTGATGGGATTGTTGTTGGGATCGATTCCGTTGACGATTCCGGGCATTAGCTTTCCGGTAAAGTTAGGTTTGGCCGGAGGGCCTATCGTGATGGGGATTCTCGTGGGGGCTTTCGGTCCCCGGATTCACATGGTGACTTACACGACAATCAGTGCCAACCTGATGCTCCGGGCGTTGGGGCTTTCCATGTATCTGGCTTGCCTGGGACTTGACGCGGGAACTCATTTCTTCGAAACTGTCTTCCGTCCGGAAGGTGCGCTGTGGGTCGGTTTGGGATTTGCCATTACGGTGGTTCCGGTGATCCTTGTTGCGATTGTCTCCATTAAATGGATGAAAATAGATTTCGGCTCGGTGGCCGGAATGTTGTGCGGGAGCATGTCTAACCCGATGGCGTTGAATTACGTGAATAGCACGGTGGACAGCGATGCGCCTTCGGTGGCCTACGCGACAGTCTACCCGTTGACGATGTTCGTGAGAGTCATTATGGCACAGGTGATTCTGATGCTATTCTTGTAA
- a CDS encoding RNA polymerase sigma-70 factor has product MERVQDNKQCSRVFEQLFKQHYRTLCFYTMSLVNDLDASKDIVHDVFLSLWNHRSTIDFSRPVYPYLLSLTRNRALNYLEHKKIQNNHARQHLADDPTYTLSDDPTREELLERILSRIERLPERCSQVMKLSFIECKKYKEIAEELNISVNTVKTHITTGLKTLRDEFPTSLLLLLLANQNRHAD; this is encoded by the coding sequence ATGGAACGTGTGCAAGATAATAAACAGTGTAGCCGGGTGTTTGAACAATTATTCAAGCAACACTATCGTACCCTATGTTTCTATACCATGAGTTTAGTAAACGATTTGGATGCCTCCAAAGACATTGTACACGACGTGTTCCTCAGTTTGTGGAATCACCGGAGCACCATTGATTTCTCCCGTCCCGTGTACCCTTACTTGTTAAGCCTCACCCGCAACCGGGCATTGAATTACCTGGAACATAAAAAGATTCAGAATAACCACGCGCGACAACACCTTGCCGACGACCCGACGTACACGCTATCGGATGATCCCACCCGGGAAGAATTATTGGAACGCATCCTGAGCCGCATCGAACGCCTCCCCGAACGCTGCTCGCAAGTGATGAAACTCAGTTTTATCGAATGTAAAAAATATAAAGAGATTGCCGAAGAGTTAAACATTTCGGTGAATACCGTAAAGACTCACATCACCACAGGCTTGAAAACATTGCGGGATGAATTTCCCACTTCTCTGCTGTTACTTTTACTCGCGAATCAAAACAGACATGCCGACTGA
- a CDS encoding winged helix DNA-binding domain-containing protein, giving the protein MITDIRLRSQQLVNPAFDNPKELVAWMGALQGQEYNMAKWAVGLRLKKPDIRKVEMALEKGEILRTHVLRPTWHLVVAEDIRWMLKLSAKRVKLAYDSYWKNHGISEELYIRSHDVIVRALEGNRYLTRQEIGEELNRAGVIVGDDLVKYLLGRAEVDGLVCNGVDKGSKRTYALLDERVPPMKELHKEEALAKLAIKYFRSHSPASLQDFIWWSGLSITEAKQAVGLIDSELITEKIGETDWLIHESCARKARTKRVLHLLPSYDEYLISYKDRSMALEPEYYRKAFNSFGIFYLVILYNGKIVGNWNKSAKKKPFGLESSFFIPGINVDEGELDKAKERFRIFHNGKND; this is encoded by the coding sequence ATGATTACAGATATTCGTTTAAGGAGCCAGCAGTTGGTGAACCCGGCTTTTGATAATCCCAAGGAACTTGTGGCATGGATGGGTGCTTTGCAGGGACAGGAATATAATATGGCGAAGTGGGCCGTGGGCTTGCGGTTGAAGAAACCGGACATTCGGAAAGTGGAGATGGCTTTGGAAAAGGGGGAGATATTGAGGACTCACGTGTTGCGTCCGACTTGGCATCTGGTGGTGGCAGAGGATATTCGATGGATGTTGAAACTATCGGCCAAGCGGGTAAAATTGGCGTACGATTCGTATTGGAAAAATCACGGAATATCGGAGGAATTATATATCAGGAGCCATGATGTAATCGTAAGGGCCTTGGAGGGAAATAGATATTTGACCCGGCAGGAAATTGGGGAGGAATTGAATCGGGCAGGAGTTATCGTGGGAGATGATTTAGTGAAATATCTTTTAGGGCGAGCCGAAGTAGACGGGCTTGTTTGCAATGGCGTGGACAAAGGGAGTAAGCGGACTTACGCTTTACTGGATGAACGGGTTCCTCCAATGAAAGAGTTGCACAAGGAAGAGGCTTTGGCAAAATTGGCAATAAAATATTTCAGGAGTCATTCCCCTGCTAGTTTACAGGATTTTATCTGGTGGTCGGGGTTGTCTATAACAGAAGCCAAACAAGCGGTCGGGTTGATCGATTCGGAACTGATCACGGAAAAAATAGGCGAGACGGACTGGTTAATTCATGAATCGTGCGCGAGGAAGGCACGGACAAAACGAGTTCTACACTTGTTGCCTTCGTATGACGAATATCTCATTAGTTATAAAGATCGTTCGATGGCTTTGGAGCCGGAGTATTACAGGAAAGCTTTTAATTCCTTTGGCATTTTCTATCTGGTAATTCTATATAATGGGAAAATTGTCGGAAATTGGAATAAGTCTGCTAAAAAGAAGCCATTCGGACTCGAATCTTCATTCTTTATTCCGGGAATAAATGTCGATGAGGGGGAACTCGATAAGGCAAAAGAAAGGTTTAGAATATTTCATAACGGGAAGAATGACTGA
- a CDS encoding carboxymuconolactone decarboxylase family protein, giving the protein MNKFLLFSVFSILTFNVMAQEKIVQTAGRDKLGEFAPKFAELNDDVLFGEVWSRTDKLGLRDRSLVTITSLISQGITDNSLVYHLQSAKKNGITRTEIAEIITHIGFYAGWPKAWAAFNLAKGVWAEDTTGNDAKAAFQREMIFPIGEPNTAYAKYFIGNSYLAPVSREQVAISNVTFEPRCRNNWHIHRATKGGGQMLIGVAGRGWYQEEGKAPVEILPGTVIHIPANVKHWHGAAADSWFAHLAFEVPGEKTSNEWLEPVTDEEYDQLEQTK; this is encoded by the coding sequence ATGAATAAATTTCTCTTATTTTCAGTATTCAGTATTTTAACGTTCAATGTTATGGCACAAGAAAAGATCGTACAGACGGCTGGGCGTGATAAACTTGGAGAGTTTGCCCCTAAATTCGCGGAACTCAATGATGATGTCCTTTTTGGTGAAGTTTGGAGTCGAACCGACAAACTGGGTCTGCGTGACCGTAGTTTAGTAACCATTACTTCCCTTATCAGCCAGGGAATTACGGACAACTCGCTTGTTTATCATCTTCAATCGGCAAAAAAGAACGGAATCACCCGTACTGAAATTGCCGAGATTATCACCCATATAGGCTTTTATGCCGGTTGGCCGAAGGCGTGGGCTGCGTTTAATTTGGCCAAGGGAGTATGGGCGGAAGACACGACCGGTAATGATGCCAAGGCTGCCTTCCAGCGTGAAATGATTTTCCCTATCGGCGAGCCGAATACGGCATACGCGAAGTATTTTATCGGGAATAGTTACCTCGCTCCGGTTTCTCGCGAGCAAGTTGCGATTTCCAATGTTACGTTTGAACCTCGTTGCCGCAATAATTGGCACATCCATCGTGCAACGAAAGGTGGTGGGCAAATGCTTATCGGTGTTGCCGGACGTGGTTGGTATCAGGAAGAAGGTAAGGCTCCCGTGGAAATCCTGCCCGGTACGGTCATCCATATTCCTGCTAACGTGAAACATTGGCACGGGGCAGCCGCTGACAGTTGGTTCGCTCATTTGGCCTTCGAGGTTCCCGGGGAGAAAACCTCCAACGAATGGCTCGAACCGGTTACGGATGAAGAGTACGATCAACTCGAACAGACCAAATGA
- a CDS encoding flavin reductase, translated as MDRRNILKIISSFVLLVMLSCNSAVKENANQPNIMEIEKKNLGSLLALYPKPMTVVGTKVEGKVNWLLVAHTGIIGHDRILVSMSKRHYSNQGIKELKKLSINLVSREMLPQADYVGSVSGKTVDKSGVFAYHIGENGSPVIDVSPLTMECNVVDIYETEGFDNFICTVVNTYATPDVLDHNGKLDYTRLKPVLFEFPTYSYLATGEVIGKCLNLDKKPGMCAKQPMAADGIVRLSKIEVYPEYLEEYMKYATEVGEVSLRTEPGVLTMYAVSEKENPCMVTILETYASQKAYELHIASEHFQKYKQGTLHMVKRLTLSDQTPLNPANQINNFIQ; from the coding sequence ATGGATAGGAGAAACATTTTGAAAATAATATCGAGTTTTGTATTACTTGTCATGTTGTCATGCAACTCGGCAGTAAAAGAGAACGCGAATCAACCTAATATCATGGAAATAGAAAAGAAAAATCTCGGAAGCCTGTTGGCTCTCTATCCGAAGCCGATGACGGTGGTTGGAACAAAGGTGGAAGGAAAAGTAAATTGGCTTCTTGTCGCACACACGGGTATTATCGGTCACGATCGTATACTCGTGAGTATGAGTAAACGGCATTATTCTAATCAGGGAATCAAAGAATTGAAAAAGCTCTCCATTAATCTTGTCAGTCGTGAAATGCTGCCTCAAGCGGATTACGTGGGAAGCGTGAGCGGGAAGACGGTTGATAAGTCTGGTGTCTTCGCCTATCATATCGGGGAGAATGGTTCGCCTGTGATCGATGTGTCGCCTTTAACGATGGAATGTAACGTGGTGGATATTTATGAAACTGAAGGTTTCGATAATTTTATCTGCACGGTGGTCAATACCTATGCAACTCCCGATGTGCTTGATCATAACGGTAAACTCGACTACACTCGGTTAAAACCCGTGTTGTTTGAATTTCCGACTTACTCTTACCTTGCCACGGGAGAAGTCATCGGTAAGTGTTTGAATCTGGATAAGAAACCCGGTATGTGTGCCAAACAACCGATGGCAGCCGATGGTATCGTACGCCTGTCAAAAATAGAGGTCTATCCGGAGTACCTTGAGGAGTATATGAAGTACGCGACCGAAGTAGGCGAAGTCTCTCTGCGTACCGAACCGGGGGTATTGACCATGTATGCTGTCAGCGAAAAGGAAAATCCCTGCATGGTAACCATTCTCGAAACCTATGCAAGTCAAAAGGCTTACGAGTTACATATCGCGTCGGAACATTTTCAAAAGTACAAACAGGGAACACTGCACATGGTCAAGAGATTAACTCTCTCTGACCAGACACCCCTTAACCCTGCCAACCAAATCAATAACTTTATTCAATAA
- a CDS encoding FecR family protein — MEEKLDKIEFILEHFREPERLLEEEFMNWLQEEGNKHLFEEVVTNRMAFLEKEYGQQVKPEQEWQKLWQQIQKDFHTPTPEKRKTTRRVWYSVAAGVCMLMALAGGMLLQQGKEKKSVSPMTPIEHVGKRSAQLIVSTGEVLDLSQEEIYQKAVDGTLITNDTLKLLSYQSDAGKTDLTETNVPEKINKETTYHTLRVPAGADYQVTLADGTKVWLNCESTLRYPVEFGDEKREVYLDGEGYFEVNKATEWPFIVNTEQMRVKVTGTKFNVKSYSTELIVHTTLVEGSVWAYADQTQVQLTPSEQFRYDKETGMTSVQKVDTELYTGWIEGMFVFRNQRLEDVMNDLARWYNMTIFYSTAEAKEIRISTNLNRYKNIDDLLEIINESGKVVVARKDNTITIHAR; from the coding sequence ATGGAAGAAAAACTAGATAAAATAGAATTTATACTGGAACACTTTCGAGAGCCGGAACGATTACTGGAAGAGGAGTTCATGAACTGGTTGCAAGAGGAGGGGAATAAACACCTGTTCGAGGAAGTGGTCACAAACCGAATGGCATTCTTAGAGAAAGAATACGGTCAACAAGTGAAACCCGAACAGGAATGGCAAAAATTATGGCAGCAAATACAAAAAGATTTTCATACTCCTACACCGGAAAAGCGGAAAACCACCCGAAGGGTATGGTATTCAGTGGCAGCAGGGGTATGCATGCTGATGGCCCTAGCCGGAGGAATGTTACTGCAACAAGGGAAAGAGAAAAAATCAGTTTCCCCCATGACACCCATTGAACATGTAGGGAAACGAAGCGCTCAATTGATCGTTTCCACGGGAGAAGTTCTTGACTTGTCACAAGAAGAGATTTACCAAAAGGCCGTGGACGGGACGTTGATCACAAACGACACGCTAAAACTGCTTTCTTATCAAAGCGATGCAGGAAAAACAGACTTGACCGAAACTAATGTCCCGGAAAAGATAAACAAAGAAACCACGTATCACACGTTACGTGTTCCCGCCGGAGCTGACTACCAAGTAACACTGGCTGACGGGACAAAAGTATGGCTGAACTGTGAGTCAACTTTACGGTATCCCGTGGAATTCGGGGATGAAAAACGAGAAGTGTACCTGGACGGAGAAGGGTATTTTGAAGTAAACAAAGCCACGGAGTGGCCATTTATCGTCAACACGGAACAAATGCGAGTAAAAGTTACCGGTACAAAGTTTAACGTGAAATCTTACTCTACCGAACTCATCGTGCATACCACTCTCGTCGAAGGCTCTGTATGGGCTTACGCCGATCAGACGCAAGTGCAATTAACCCCGTCCGAACAATTCCGATATGACAAGGAAACCGGGATGACTTCGGTGCAAAAGGTCGACACGGAACTCTACACGGGTTGGATTGAAGGTATGTTCGTATTCCGGAATCAACGCCTGGAAGACGTGATGAACGACCTCGCACGTTGGTATAACATGACCATATTTTATTCCACGGCAGAAGCCAAGGAAATCCGAATCTCCACGAACCTAAACAGATACAAAAATATAGATGATCTACTGGAAATTATCAATGAAAGTGGTAAAGTGGTTGTCGCCCGCAAGGACAATACCATAACCATCCACGCCCGATAA
- a CDS encoding TonB-dependent receptor: MKLTFLLLTCFVVQTFAGLNAQTVTIKKQNASLEEVIWELKQQTRFTFMYNNEDIARIKGIDLNEKEVDVEEILRKCLQNTNLEYVVLNNAIVIKLKMNTSDEKKSITLKGWVYDKKKEPIPGVTVKLTDINLGTATNNKGWFSLSLPLTKGTLEFSFVGFKTQKINFTERTDTLRIILEEDVQTLDETVVVAYGTTTRRKATGAVSVVKAEEFKGIPSANIANLLQGRVAGLDITNLSGAPGGGDVAITVRGYNSLDVEAGRRFSNPLWVIDGVPLNTFTSPITGTNLLSDLNPDMIESIQILKDASSAAIYGSRAANGVIIVTTKKGRQNQDATFSVNFSETWSILPEYPALTTGRAERLLRLKSTENNFRAYLDEKTNSYKYPQSLAEQYEHAQSSYNGFWYPDKNTMPRGNGSMYQDSLNAFYNHSTNYFPIYFETGKVTNANIQAYGGSERITYGIGLGYYNETGVFKGTGFKRIDLNSSMNVIPVPRLNVDIRFNASLAQKKRASSSADDHLRYSGALVPIETIPGEPYKLSSLLPGEESVVWQEVLKAYKGTKEANRAIRLRSNFRLGYDIIDGLNISSSLAADYAISRRNYFSPSYIASDNNSISIGETGINLMVLNENLLSYKKTLHEDHNIEFMAGFSYQYDQEEYNGGSARKSPSDKIYYAPYGMPDLETVGWGDYTEIRALKDYQSDMQEKTLVSYFARLEYGFREKYLFSASIRRDGSSTFGKNNRWGTFPSIAAAWSFSEEPLVRDNLGWISFGKIRASWGRSGMHFSQNYLALGIMKVGSTSYLGNSYIQPQWGDGLYNDKLSWEETDQYDFGLDLDMFDHRLGVTIDYYYRYTDKLLDRVRLPSAGINTGYQMQWQNAAAVSNEGLEVMVKYEIFRKPDLYWKISVNAAQNWNRFEKSYTGKDLDGVRIIGKSLNGIYALKTDGYVDYQDEVPIFYNQIGIKAPLASEMGSATFYKPGDYKFVDVDGNRKITAFDDEVYCGSALPKVSGGIVNEFQWKNFDVNILLSFQLGRHMLNMTQTRCLSNFGAAEYPAIVMNLNKVSFWEKPGDNPDFPKWQYDWNTYLWGGRYVDRRVEKVNWLKIKTVSIGYTLPKAWMKKYGLDELRIFASGENLCTFTNYSGIEPEIVDIRNGEDVGSSYPLARKLTLGLTLKF; the protein is encoded by the coding sequence ATGAAATTAACCTTTCTACTACTCACGTGCTTTGTCGTTCAGACTTTTGCAGGCCTGAATGCACAAACTGTCACGATTAAAAAACAAAATGCGTCACTGGAAGAAGTGATTTGGGAGTTAAAGCAGCAGACTCGATTCACGTTTATGTACAACAATGAAGATATCGCCCGAATAAAAGGGATCGATTTGAATGAAAAAGAAGTAGACGTGGAGGAGATTTTGCGAAAGTGCTTGCAAAACACCAACTTGGAATATGTTGTGTTAAACAATGCCATTGTCATTAAACTCAAAATGAACACGTCGGACGAAAAAAAGTCTATCACGCTAAAAGGTTGGGTTTACGACAAGAAAAAAGAACCCATTCCGGGAGTGACGGTCAAACTGACCGATATCAACCTAGGAACGGCTACCAACAACAAGGGATGGTTCTCTCTTTCACTCCCGCTAACCAAAGGAACACTGGAATTTTCTTTCGTGGGCTTTAAAACCCAGAAAATAAATTTCACGGAAAGAACAGATACATTACGAATCATTTTGGAAGAAGATGTACAAACACTGGATGAAACCGTGGTTGTCGCCTATGGAACAACCACTCGTCGGAAAGCCACCGGAGCTGTTTCCGTGGTAAAGGCTGAAGAATTCAAGGGTATACCTTCTGCCAACATCGCCAATCTTTTACAAGGTCGTGTAGCCGGGCTGGATATTACGAATCTTTCCGGGGCTCCCGGTGGTGGTGACGTGGCCATTACTGTCAGAGGATACAACTCATTGGATGTAGAAGCCGGACGGAGATTCTCAAATCCGCTATGGGTAATCGATGGAGTACCTTTAAACACGTTCACATCCCCGATCACGGGAACCAATTTACTCTCCGACTTGAACCCGGACATGATCGAGTCCATACAAATATTGAAAGATGCTTCTTCGGCTGCCATATACGGCTCAAGAGCAGCTAACGGGGTTATCATCGTTACTACTAAAAAAGGAAGACAAAACCAAGATGCCACCTTTTCCGTGAATTTTTCAGAAACATGGAGTATTCTCCCGGAATATCCGGCCCTGACAACAGGACGAGCAGAAAGATTGTTACGCTTGAAAAGTACGGAAAATAACTTCAGAGCCTATCTGGATGAGAAAACCAACAGTTACAAATATCCCCAAAGTCTGGCAGAACAATACGAGCATGCCCAAAGTTCATATAATGGTTTCTGGTATCCGGACAAAAACACTATGCCGAGAGGAAACGGGAGCATGTACCAAGATAGCTTGAATGCATTCTATAATCACTCCACGAATTACTTCCCTATCTATTTTGAAACGGGCAAGGTCACGAATGCCAATATACAAGCGTATGGCGGTAGCGAGCGAATCACGTACGGTATCGGGTTGGGATACTACAATGAAACTGGTGTTTTTAAAGGTACCGGATTCAAACGAATCGATTTAAATTCTAGCATGAACGTTATTCCTGTTCCCCGACTAAACGTTGACATTCGTTTCAATGCCTCACTGGCTCAAAAGAAAAGAGCATCATCCAGTGCCGACGACCACCTGCGTTACAGTGGGGCTTTAGTACCTATTGAAACCATCCCCGGAGAACCTTACAAACTTTCATCTTTACTACCCGGCGAAGAATCTGTTGTGTGGCAGGAAGTTCTGAAAGCATACAAAGGAACGAAAGAAGCCAACCGAGCCATTCGTTTACGCAGTAATTTTCGTTTAGGATATGATATTATCGACGGCTTGAACATTTCCAGCTCTCTAGCCGCAGACTATGCTATAAGCCGAAGAAATTATTTTTCCCCTTCGTACATTGCCAGCGACAACAACTCCATCTCTATCGGGGAAACAGGCATCAACCTGATGGTCCTGAATGAAAACCTGTTAAGTTATAAAAAAACACTTCATGAAGATCACAACATTGAATTTATGGCAGGTTTTTCCTATCAATATGACCAAGAAGAATACAACGGAGGATCAGCCCGAAAATCCCCAAGTGACAAAATTTACTATGCACCTTACGGTATGCCTGATCTTGAAACCGTTGGTTGGGGAGATTACACGGAAATCCGTGCCCTTAAAGATTACCAATCCGATATGCAGGAAAAAACACTGGTGTCCTACTTTGCTCGTTTGGAATACGGTTTCCGGGAAAAATACCTTTTTTCAGCCAGTATCAGGCGAGACGGAAGTTCCACCTTCGGGAAAAACAACCGCTGGGGAACCTTCCCATCCATTGCCGCAGCATGGAGTTTCTCGGAAGAACCTCTCGTGAGAGATAATCTCGGATGGATCTCTTTTGGAAAAATTCGGGCTAGTTGGGGACGTTCCGGGATGCACTTTTCCCAAAATTACTTGGCCCTGGGAATTATGAAAGTAGGAAGTACGTCTTACCTCGGAAATAGTTATATCCAACCACAATGGGGTGACGGGCTTTATAATGACAAATTATCCTGGGAAGAAACGGATCAGTACGATTTCGGGTTAGATTTGGATATGTTTGACCATCGTCTAGGAGTCACGATTGATTATTACTACCGCTATACAGACAAATTACTGGATCGGGTTCGTTTACCCAGTGCCGGGATAAACACCGGCTATCAAATGCAATGGCAGAATGCAGCAGCCGTTTCCAATGAAGGATTGGAAGTTATGGTCAAATATGAAATTTTCAGAAAACCCGATTTATATTGGAAAATATCTGTGAACGCCGCCCAGAACTGGAACCGGTTTGAAAAATCATATACCGGAAAAGATTTAGATGGGGTTCGAATAATTGGAAAATCACTAAACGGGATATACGCCTTGAAAACAGACGGATATGTAGACTATCAAGATGAAGTCCCCATTTTTTACAATCAAATAGGTATAAAAGCACCTTTAGCTTCTGAAATGGGAAGTGCAACATTTTACAAACCGGGAGATTACAAATTTGTCGATGTGGATGGAAACCGCAAAATCACTGCTTTCGACGATGAAGTATATTGTGGAAGTGCCTTACCAAAAGTTTCCGGGGGAATCGTGAATGAGTTCCAATGGAAAAACTTTGATGTAAACATCCTGTTAAGTTTCCAATTGGGACGACACATGTTGAACATGACTCAAACGAGATGTTTATCCAATTTTGGAGCGGCAGAATATCCGGCTATTGTCATGAATTTAAATAAAGTATCTTTTTGGGAGAAACCCGGAGACAACCCGGACTTCCCTAAATGGCAATATGACTGGAACACTTATTTGTGGGGCGGACGATATGTCGATCGAAGAGTTGAAAAGGTAAACTGGCTGAAAATAAAAACAGTATCCATTGGTTACACTTTACCCAAAGCATGGATGAAGAAATACGGGCTGGACGAGTTGAGAATCTTTGCCAGCGGGGAAAATCTATGCACGTTCACCAATTACTCCGGTATTGAACCTGAAATCGTGGACATCCGCAATGGTGAAGACGTGGGAAGTTCCTACCCCTTAGCTCGTAAATTAACATTAGGTTTAACATTGAAATTTTAA